The Candidatus Binatia bacterium DNA window CTGTGCGGTCGGACGTGGTTGTACTCGAGCCGCCACCATTGGGTCAGGATCTTTGCCTCCTGCACCGTGTAGAAGATCTCGCCGTTGAGAAGTTCATCGCGAAGCCTTCCGTTGAAGCTCTCGATGTAGCCGTTCTCCCACGGACTTCCCGGCTCGATGAAGAGCGTCTTCACTCCGACTCGGTCAAGCCAGTCTCGCACCGCGTTGGCTGTCATCTCTGGGCCGTTGTCCGAGCGCAGGTACTCCGGCGTGCCGCGCTCGACGAAGAGCTCGGTCAGGACATCGAGCACGTCCTCGGAGCACATCCGTCGCGCGACCCGGATCGCCAGGCTCTCCCGAGTGAATTCGTCGATCATCGTCAGCATGCGGATCGGACGTCCATCGTGCGTCCGGTCGTGCACGAAATCGTAGGACCAGACGTGGTTGCGGTGCTCGGCCCGAAGGCGCACGCACGAGCCGTCGTTCAGCCACAGGCGGCCTCGTTTGGGCTGCTTCTGCGGCACTTTCAGCCCCTCCCGTCGCCACAGACGCTCGACCCGCTTGTGGTTCACTCGAAAGCCCTCGGTGCGCAGCATCCGCGTAATGCGCCGGTAGCCGTAGCGACCATACTCCGTCGCAAGATCGATCATCCTCGCCACCAGCGCCTTCTCGCCCGGTTTTTCGCACGGCCGACGTCGCTGCGTCGATCGCGCTTGCCCCAGAACTCGACACGCCCGCCGCTCCGACACCGCCATCTTCTTCTGCACGTGATCCACGGCCTGGCGTCTCCTGGGCGGGCTCAGAAATTTCCCTTCGCGGCTTCCTTCAGGATCGCCACGTCGAGTGCCTGGTCGGCCACCAGCCTCTTGAGCCGACCGTTCTCTCGCTCCAGCTCCTTGAGCCGTCGCGCCTGGTCCGTCCGAAGACCGCCGTACTCCTTGCGCCATCGATAGTAGGTCTGCTCGGTGACGCCGAGTTTCCGGCAGACCTCGCCCGTCTTCTTGCCCCGCCCCAGCTCGACCTCCGCCTCACGCAGCTTCGCGATGATCTGTGCAGCATCGTGTCGCTTGCTTGCCATCTCACTCCCTCCTTCTCCGACCGACCTTCTCTAACATTCGGGCCGGACCGGTTTCGGGGGGAGGGTCAGATTGCGGTCCTGGACGAAACTACGAAATCGTTGGCGGGCCTCGTGCTTGATACGGCCGGAGCGGAGACAGCACAGCTCGCGAGCTGCCATGTAATAGGCGACGACGGAAATTCCGACCCGGTCTTGCGCCAGAGCGAGTTCGAATGCGACTTCCGCCCGGTTGCGGGCGGGGCCATCAGCCGGCGTACGATCTCTCTTCCGGGGCGCCTGTTTCATCACCCGGCCTCCCCCGGAGCCTCCGCGGCGTCGGGGGACGTCACCAATCCGGGCATTGCCCGTGTATTGCTCGAGGCGTTGAAGCGGCTCACTGACGAGGCGGTAACCGCAAGCCCTCGACGGGGAGGGCCTACTCTGCGCTATCTCGCCTTCGACGGTTTACACCTGGTCGCCGTGCGAAATGAAATTACGAAGTCCCTCGACCTCGTGATTCATTACGACCGTGCGACAACTCCGACGTTCGTCTCTTGCGAGGAAGATGGGGATAGCGTGACCGAACTGGAGTACTCCTGTCGTGTCAATGGTCGATGCACGGCGTCGCCGTGTTCGACCGAAGGGTGGAGTGTTCCGGTGGCGGCCCGCTTTGACCGGGCATCCTTCGCTTCCAGCGAGTCAGCCGACGCACTTTCGATTCTCAAATTTTCGGGCCGTGCGAGTAAGCTGGGCGAGGGCGCCGGGAGAGGGACACTCCGGATCAACATGGAATTCGAGGACTCGGACCTCACCGCGTTGGATTTCACAAAGGAGAGTCGCCTGCGGTTGAAGATGCTGCTGGGTGACGGTGATGGCACGGAACTCGCCACCTTCGGGACTGAGGTGGCATTACAGGAGCCGCTTCCGGTGGCTCGCGGGGCGAGAGCGGATCGTGCCACCTTCAAATACGAAGGTCGCAACTCCGCTCTCGCGCGAGCGACAGTGGTGCGGCGTGGTGGCCGCCTGAAGGTTTCCCTAAAGGTCGGTAAGGCCACGCTCGGGGTACCCGCAGCCTGCCAAGCGGGCGCCGGGCACACCTTCCTGACGACTGCGGTCTCTCTCGAAAGCGGGGTGACGGGAGTTTCCGATCTCGGTTTGTCGACCACCCAGCTTTGGCGGTGCCTGCCCTCAGGCGATGGAAGTTTCAATCTGCGGGTCGAGAACAAGGGATCTCGATCCGGTGGTGGGGGGTCGGGCGGCGGGAACCGTCGACCCCAGGCAAAGATTGACGTCGAGAATTCGACGCGGACACCGGACACGCCGAACTGGTTCGAGTTGAGTGCGGAACGGTCTTCGGATCGGGACGGGGAGATCCGGAGCTATGCCTTCGCGGTGGAACGGCGGCGGGAGAACGCCGATCGCGTTGGTCCACCGGCCAGTTCGTCGCCGACGGCACGGGTGCGCTTGTCGCCCGGTGGATACGAAATCACTCTGACGGTGACCGACGACCAGGGCGCCCAAGACTCTACGAGCCACCGTGTTTCGGTTCGGGGGGCGTCTCCCCCCGGGGACCCGAACACCGAGATCCTATGGGATTCCGACTAGGCGTAGTCCACGAAAACCCAAAACACCCCCACCGCCAAGACGGTTTAGGCATGGTACTCCTGTCCCGATGCGTACCCTCCTTTCCGCCTGCCTCGTCCTGGGCCGGGCCATGGTGATGCCGAGGGCGAATCTGATCCTCGAGAACAACGCGCTGCGCCAGTAAATCATGGTCGCTCCGCGCTCCAAGTCCCGGCCCCAGCTTCACTCGCGCGATCCAATCTTCTGGGGTCATTCTCCGCCGTCTCTGGCCCGACTGGGCACGGACGGTGTTCGTCGTGAGGCCCGCCACGGTGATCGGCTGGCATCGACGGGGCGTCAAGGCGCTGTGGCGATGGAAGTCCAGACCGGAACGCCCTCGGATTCCCCGGCATCACATCGCATTCATCCGCCGCATGTCCGCCGACCACCCCGAGTGGGGCGAGGACAAGATTGTGGAGGAGCTGGCGGCGAAGTGCGGGATCCACCACTGCGGGAGCACCGTTCGCCGCGACATGGTCGCACGAGGCCGTCCCCCCGCGAGACGGCCAGACCTGGCGGACGGCGACCTCGTCGCGCTGCCTGTGCTGGACGGTCTGCACCACGACTACCGCCTCGCGGCTCAACGCGGGGTGCGTCGCAGCCGCCGCGCGACATACCTTTGCGACTCTCCCAGGGCCGAAGGAGCACGCCGTCCGCATCCCGATTTTCTCGTTCGGTGCGCAATCCCCAGTCGCGACCTACAGCGGATCCCGCCCGGCCGACTTCCGTGGACGCCGCGACCGACCGGTGCGGTGTGTTGCGAGTTTTCGCGGACTACGGGTCCTCTGGCCGATCACGCACCGTGCGCCGGCGTTCTGGTCAGCTCTTCGGTTCGAGCGTGACCGTCGCTTCGCCGGTCCGGATCGTCAGGAACTCCATTCCTTCTTCTGCGCACGTGAACCCGTAGCGTGTACCGCCGTGGATCACGATGGAGTCGCCGGGCCCGAGATCGGCGAGCCCGTTGTCGAATACGCAGCCGCCGGAGAGCACGACGATGAGTTCGTCGTGGTCGTGCTGGTGGGGAGGCACGCGAAAGCCTGGGCCCATCGTCGAACGGTTCATGTAGAAACCGGCCTCGCCTCGAACGACCTTCTTGCGCTTCGCGCCGCTCTTTCGTGCCGCGTCCACGAGTTCTTTGGGAGGCTGGCGTGCGGGATCTGCTCCGGCAAGCGGGTTGTCCCAGGGGAGGTCGTTCCAATGAAAGACGTGCGGTGGATGCTCCATGTCGGCGGGTCCTCTCGAGGCGGCTCAGCGCCGCTGTTTCTTCTGGCTGGCGAGCTCGGATTCGGCGCGCCGCGCGAGATGCTCGACCTCGGGCAACAACCGGTCGACCTCGGCGCGATTGATCGTGGAGAGCAGGGCGCCACCGCCGGCGTACTCGAGCATGGCGTCGAGGCGGGTGCGTAGCTGGTGGAGGACCCAGGGCAGCATCTCTCCGAGCGCCACGCGGTCGAAGTCGACGATCGTTTGCTGCTCTCCCGACGGCTCGATGTAGTGATAGTGCGGCCCGCTCGTGAAGCAGTCGAAGCGCAGGTACTCGTGACCATCGGCACCTTCGACGTGCAGGGAGAGGCCGTTGTCTTCGATGTCTCCCGTGATGTTCGCCTGCACCTCTTCCATCGCCGCGCCTTCGTAGTTGGCTGCCAGCTCTCCGGCGTCGAGCAGGCGATGCTCGACGCCGATGCGAAGGCCTCCCCCGGCTACGTACGTGGTGTTCGCGGGGTCGGGGGGGATGGGCGGTACGGTGTACACGGTTCCTGGCATGAGGCTTTCCTCCTGCTCAACGCTCGTCGCGAAAACGTTTTGGCTTCGGAGAGGTGTGGATTTCGGTCCAGTCGTCGAGGCCGCCCATTGGTCTGACCGCGGCCGCGATGCGTACGCCAAGGCGTTCCTTCAGCCGTGCCTCGGTCGCGAGGCGGATCTCTTCGTATTGCTCGGCTGGAGCGCGCGTCGTGACGTGCGCGATCATTTCATCGCGCGACCCTTCGCGACGCGCGCGAACGAAGTACTCGTTCTCGAGCCGGGGATCGTCGAGCGCGATCGCCCCGACCGCTTCGGGCCAGATGTTGACGCCGCGAAGCTTCACCATGTTGTCGGCGCGGCCCGTGAACGGACCCATCCGGCGGAGCCAGCTGCCGCATGCGCATTGTTCTCGTGGGTACAGGAACGACAGGTCTTGAATGTCGTAGCGGAACTGTGGACTGCCGGTCTTGTAGATCTCGGTGATGCAGATGCAGCCCTGCTCGCCGTCGGGCAGAATCTCGCCGGTATCGGGGTCGACGATCTGGACGACGAACGCGTCTTCGAAGATGTGGAGGCCGTCGCGTGCGGGGCATTCGATGGCGACCCATTGTACTTCGTGAAAACCGTACGACTGGTAATTCTCGCCGCCCCAAACTTCTTCTAACTTGGCGCGGTCGCCGATGTTGGGAAGTGCTTTCAGGTTGAAGTCTCGTTTGGGGTCGAGGCCCATCGATTTCGCGACGTCCGCCAGGTGAAGGAGGTAGTCGCCCGTCGTCAGGATCGCAGTCGCTTTATATTGATGCGCCAGCTCGACCTGTCGGCGGCTGCTCGTGACCACGCCGGTGCCGGTGGTGATCACCACGCAGTTCAGCCACTTGTGCAGGGCTTCATCGAACGCGAACGCGCCGTTGTGCGTCGAATACGCCCAGGCGTTCAGCACGACGTCGCCCGGCCGCACCCCTTGTGCGTACAGGGCCCTTGCCATCAGGATGGCTCCGGCCTCTCGGTCCCATTGCGTATATAGGGTAGGGCGGGGCGCCCCGGTCGTGGCCCCCGACATGAAGATCCGAACCGGCTCCTGGCATACGTCGTCCAGTGATACCCCTTGGTAGTCACCCATCGGTGGATGGCGTTCGATGCTCTGACGGATATCGTCGACCCGGTAGGAGGGGACGGCCGCGAGATCGTCGAGCGTGCGGAGGTCGTGCGGGTTGAAGCCGGCGGCCTTCCAACGGTCGCGAAAGAAGGGGACGCGCCCGGCTCGCTCCGCCCGCGCTTGCAGGCGCTCGAGTTGCCGCTGCTCGAGCGCCTCGGGGCCCAGGAGCCAATCCGAATCGAAATACTCCGGCGGCGGAACGTGGGCACGCATGAGTGCCTCGTAGTCCACGACTTCGAAAGACCTGCGGAAGCCTGTGGCCATGTCAGCCCTTCGCCTCCAAGAACTCGGAAGGGAGGTGGGATTCGGGGAAGCGGTAGAAGTCCAGCGCGTTGTCCCACAGAATCTTGCGCTTGCTATCGTCGGAGACCTTGGCCTGTGACAAGAAGGTCTCGACCGCCTTCGGGTACTTCGAGTCGGGGTGCGGATAATCGGTCTCGAAGAGGATGCGCTCGGAGCCGAGCTCGTCGATGACATGGTACACGAGCTGTTCGTCGCACTCGGTGGTGATCCAGCAGTTGCGCTGGAAGTATTCAGCCGGCGATTTCGTGCATTCCGGTGCTTCGAGCCAGCCCGCGAGCTCCAGGTGTTCTTCGATCCGGTGCAGCCACGAGGGCAGCCACGCCGAGCCGGCCTCCATGTAGGCGACGCGCAGGCGCGGGAAGCGCTCGAATACGCCGTGCACGATCATCGCGAGCATGGCCATCTGCGCTTCCATTTGATGTACGCACGTATGCCACTCGACGAAGCTGGAGAAGCGATCTTCCCCCGCCGACGGTCCGACGAGTCCCATGAATTCGTGCGTGGCGAACGGCACGTCGAGGTCCTGCAGGATCTCCCACAGCGGATTGAAGAAGGGATCGCCGAGCGTCCGGTGTTGAAACGGGTTGGGCCGTGCCCAGAAGCAACGAATGCCGAGATGTTCGTAGGCATAGCGCACTTCTTCGACCGCTCGTTTCATGTCGGAGAGAGGGACGGGCCCGGCGGCGAGAACGCGGCCCCCGGACGTCTCGCGCATCTCCTCGGCCCAGCGATTGTACGCGCGAGCCATGGCTGCCTGGAGGTCCGGATCGATACCGTCGATCCACATGTCGTAGCCCGGCCCGTAGAGGACCATGAGGTCGACGCCCTCGCGGCGCATACTCTCGGCTACGCCGGGGCCGTCGAACCCGCGGTTCACGACGTCGCCGTACTTGGCCACCATCGCCTCGGTGGTCCACCGAACGGCTTCTTGCTGGCGACCGTAGAGAGTCTTGTGGCTCTGGGTGTAGCGTCCGTCGACGGTGGCCGGGCGGAATCGGTCCATCCCTGGGAAAGGTTGCCTCCAGGAGACCCGATGCTGGTAGGGCTTGTCGAGGAACCGTTCCCAGAGGTCTTTGGGTTCCACGACGTGCGCATCGGCGTCGAAGATCTTGAATCCGTTCTGCATTGATTCCCTCCCGGCGCCCCGCTCAGCGCGGCCGGTCTCCCCGGATCGTCACGCGATGCATGACGCGGTTTTCGTTGTAGTCGGAAACAGCGTAATGTTGCACAGCGCGATTGTCCCAGAATGCGATCGAG harbors:
- a CDS encoding IS3 family transposase (programmed frameshift), producing MASKRHDAAQIIAKLREAEVELGRGKKTGEVCRKLGVTEQTYYRWRKEYGGLRTDQARRLKELERENGRLKRLVADQALDVAILKEAAKGKFLSPPRRRQAVDHVQKKMAVSERRACRVLGQARSTQRRRPCEKPGEKALVARMIDLATEYGRYGYRRITRMLRTEGFRVNHKRVERLWRREGLKVPQKQPKRGRLWLNDGSCVRLRAEHRNHVWSYDFVHDRTHDGRPIRMLTMIDEFTRESLAIRVARRMCSEDVLDVLTELFVERGTPEYLRSDNGPEMTANAVRDWLDRVGVKTLFIEPGSPWENGYIESFNGRLRDELLNGEIFYTVQEAKILTQWWRLEYNHVRPH
- a CDS encoding cupin domain-containing protein, with product MEHPPHVFHWNDLPWDNPLAGADPARQPPKELVDAARKSGAKRKKVVRGEAGFYMNRSTMGPGFRVPPHQHDHDELIVVLSGGCVFDNGLADLGPGDSIVIHGGTRYGFTCAEEGMEFLTIRTGEATVTLEPKS
- a CDS encoding amidohydrolase family protein gives rise to the protein MQNGFKIFDADAHVVEPKDLWERFLDKPYQHRVSWRQPFPGMDRFRPATVDGRYTQSHKTLYGRQQEAVRWTTEAMVAKYGDVVNRGFDGPGVAESMRREGVDLMVLYGPGYDMWIDGIDPDLQAAMARAYNRWAEEMRETSGGRVLAAGPVPLSDMKRAVEEVRYAYEHLGIRCFWARPNPFQHRTLGDPFFNPLWEILQDLDVPFATHEFMGLVGPSAGEDRFSSFVEWHTCVHQMEAQMAMLAMIVHGVFERFPRLRVAYMEAGSAWLPSWLHRIEEHLELAGWLEAPECTKSPAEYFQRNCWITTECDEQLVYHVIDELGSERILFETDYPHPDSKYPKAVETFLSQAKVSDDSKRKILWDNALDFYRFPESHLPSEFLEAKG